One genomic region from Pempheris klunzingeri isolate RE-2024b chromosome 4, fPemKlu1.hap1, whole genome shotgun sequence encodes:
- the gemin4 gene encoding gem-associated protein 4, with amino-acid sequence MTLTVSKVLILSTPVVVLLSESAVLQGAFLLAEKLCLPSSLSSLQKDDWSRVGRPVLEAVREICRQDKLNSHSATTSVSWTEKLVCALWLKLLCREAGEDVEVSWRENPFFPLQNGLPEVSHVVLLEVVRSMGAAQTFAQFLLCLPRSQICTELERLVQYTRSSPTREDDARLFLEVWWELWKGRDEQTAGGEDSIGTMFARQCARLSSKSSGESSQAAKRLKLDPPDPSAMSPTTDVLHILLHALKDVKDHISTTDLCLQALSVSLDALHTAFLIDQAAVLSTIEKMHILSKTVSIREKNDEKLSPELIREAQRDLRASHTPSQFQPSRMKLDEALKIITEAAQFWQSSGLLKVNESSDPSYSAFKLEQSVQRVLTDLQKAEVPAAMTEKNLLRGLLESLAFPAVESSPEMNARVTAMIISHRLDDHQNYALLFASEKSWAACDEHWIDCIEKNQAAFQHRSILIKLTSTLMSKLHRQSTNVSHCRKLMKVIADIFSALSLKDKNKALAAMLRLSSRGFFACSVPPAVIDGFELELNMAFNCIIQGGGGESAAASQGNLNTAVSLVARVAFQNPEAALRSCCHSAIFNKGAFSLMAKILQQLPGLIGQKGREDEAQSDEDEGKGAEESIADGKVAASGSSLLCRCLQELFKTKSLSANEREQFLKCLGLLMMPVMAVEGEEVKQSFLLPEEVVNTFVLSNLSTMGQSSFDTELSLQLLHTALSVDVQEPASSPHWVMDCSPFPLLYVLAQLYNHTLRCWEQTPGGAAPHWSMDTRELLLSVLTTLGQVVGAEVAAAPSSWSRALFWLYNKVEELDWSVRFHLKAVWGEHFKNEVPSSLLTVCDLPEQEWSGLDLPQYGQGTGLLAWMECCSISDSLQSTMLSGLSLDRRRPDHIGMFSKGVLVALTQTLPWCSVPQWTRLLGVLRELIASERLHVPFSLEYVDYLPLLDLRRFSCELRLSVLLLRVLQLLCGSSCSHWLSVDGWAHVGRLYAHSVKDVMNSVRAKLPLPSSGALTSMSPKAPASRNSNPSCTSIKSPKMSQDISQKDLKHPGGPPLKAAESHREEEVEAVPSQEVLFVLSQLFCHVQHIQVMMPGGQCEPLFLSSLEILSHYEAIMAAFPDSSSPLESDNTRHFFSTITDNLENREMKAALQQKIAQLVSSAA; translated from the exons ATGACACTGACGGTGAGCAaag TATTGATCCTTTCGACGCCTGTTGTTGTTCTGCTTTCAGAGTCGGCGGTTCTTCAGGGTGCTTTCCTTCTGGCCGAGAAGCTGTGTCTCCCTTCATCCCTGTCCTCCCTGCAAAAAGATGACTGGAGCCGGGTGGGACGTCCAGTCCTGGAGGCAGTCAGAGAAATCTGTAGACAGGACAAACTCAATTCACATTCCGCTACCACATCTGTCAGCTGGACAGAGAAACTGGTTTGTGCTCTGTGGCTGAAGCTGTTGTGCAGGGAGGCTGGAGAGGATGTCGAGGTGTCCTGGAGGGAGAACCCTTTCTTCCCCCTGCAGAACGGCCTCCCTGAGGTCAGCCATGTTGTCCTGCTGGAGGTGGTGAGGTCGATGGGAGCCGCTCAGACATTTGCCCAATTCCTCTTGTGTCTTCCTCGATCTCAGATTTGCACTGAGCTTGAAAGGCTTGTGCAATACACGAGGAGCAGCCCTACGAGAGAGGATGACGCCCGGCTTTTTCTGGAGGTGTGGTGGGAACTGTGGAAGGGCCGAGATGAGCAGACAGCAGGAGGGGAGGATAGCATAGGGACAATGTTCGCTAGACAGTGTGCTCGTCTTTCCTCCAAGTCTTCTGGTGAGTCTTCTCAGGCTGCCAAGAGGTTAAAGCTAGACCCACCAGACCCATCAGCCATGTCACCAACCACTGACGTCCTGCACATTCTCCTTCATGCACTTAAAGACGTGAAAGATCACATATCTACTACAGACCTTTGCCTCCAGGccctttctgtttctcttgaTGCTCTTCACACAGCCTTCCTAATAGACCAAGCAGCTGTACTGTCCACCATAGAAAAGATGCACATTCTGTCTAAAACTGTTAGCATCAGAGAGAAGAACGATGAGAAACTGAGTCCTGAACTCATTCGGGAGGCTCAGAGAGACCTGCGTGCTTCTCACACACCATCTCAGTTTCAGCCCAGCAGGATGAAGCTCGACGAAGCCTTGAAGATTATAACTGAAGCTGCTCAGTTCTGGCAAAGCAGCGGGCTCCTGAAAGTGAATGAGAGCTCGGATCCCAGCTACTCAGCATTCAAACTAGAGCAAAGCGTCCAGAGAGTCCTGACAGATCTGCAGAAAGCAGAAGTGCCCGCAGCTATGACTGAGAAGAATCTACTGAGAGGTTTGCTGGAGTCGCTGGCTTTCCCAGCTGTAGAGAGCAGCCCCGAGATGAACGCCAGGGTCACGGCGATGATCATCAGTCACCGCCTGGACGACCATCAGAACTATGCGCTGTTGTTTGCCAGTGAGAAGAGTTGGGCCGCCTGTGATGAGCACTGGATTGACTGCATAGAAAAGAACCAAGCTGCCTTCCAGCACCGCAGCATACTCATCAAACTGACCTCCACTCTCATGAGTAAACTCCACCGTCAGAGCACTAATGTGAGCCACTGCAGGAAGCTGATGAAAGTCATCGCAGACATTTTCTCTGCGCTTTCCTTAAAAGACAAGAACAAAGCGTTGGCTGCCATGTTGAGACTGTCTAGCAGGGGCTTCTTTGCGTGCTCCGTCCCCCCTGCCGTGATCGACGGGTTCGAACTGGAGCTCAACATGGCCTTCAACTGCATCATCCAGGGAGGGGGCGGCGAGTCAGCAGCTGCGTCGCAGGGCAATCTGAACACAGCAGTGTCTTTAGTAGCAAGAGTCGCGTTTCAGAACCCAGAGGCTGCTCTGAGATCTTGCTGTCATTCAGCTATTTTCAATAAAGGAGCTTTCTCTCTTATGGCTAAGATCTTGCAGCAGCTGCCAGGACTCATAGGACAGAAGGGAAGAGAAGATGAAGCTCAAAGCGATGAGGACGAAGGAAAAGGGGCAGAAGAAAGTATAGCTGACGGAAAGGTTGCTGCAAGTGGCAGCAGTCTACTCTGCAGGTGTCTACAGGAACTGTTCAAGACCAAATCCTTGTCAGCCAATGAAAGAGAGCAGTTCCTCAAGTGTCTGGGCCTGCTGATGATGCCTGTCATGGCAGTCGAGGGAGAAGAAGTGAAGCAAAGCTTTCTGCTACCAGAGGAGGTTGTTAACACCTTTGTCCTGTCTAACCTCTCCACTATGG GTCAAAGCTCCTTTGATACAGAACTCAGTCTGCAGCTTCTCCACACTGCTTTGTCTGTGGACGTCCAGGAAccagcctcctctcctcactgGGTGATGGACTGCTCTCCCTTCCCTCTGCTCTATGTCCTCGCCCAGCTATACAACCACACTCTCAG GTGCTGGGAGCAGACACCAGGGGGCGCTGCCCCCCACTGGTCCATGGACACCCGGGAGCTGCTGTTGTCAGTGCTGACCACGCTGGGGCAGGTGGTGGGTGCAGAGGTGGCGGCGGCCCCCAGCAGCTGGTCCAGAGCTCTGTTCTGGCTCTACAACAAGGTGGAGGAACTGGACTGGAGCGTTCGTTTCCACCTGAAGGCCGTTTGGGGGGAGCACTTCAAAAACGAGGTTCCCTCGTctctgctgactgtgtgtgacctACCTGAGCAG GAGTGGTCCGGTTTGGACCTGCCTCAGTATGGTCAGGGCACAGGTCTCCTGGCCTGGATGGAGTGCTGTTCCATATCGGACTCCCTGCAGTCCACCATGTTGTCCGGCCTCTCTCTGGACCGGCGCCGGCCCGATCACATAGGCATGTTCAGCAAAGGCGTGCTGGTGGCTCTGACCCAGACCCTGCCCTGGTGCTCCGTCCCCCAGTGGACCAGACTGCTGGGAGTCCTGAGGGAGCTCATCGCCTCAGAGCGCCTCCACGTCCCCTTCTCGCTCGAGTACGTGGACTACCTGCCACTCCTGGATCTGAGGAGGTTTTCCTGTGAGCTCCGCTtgtctgtcctcctgcttcgagtcctccagctgctctgcGGCTCCAGCTGCTCCCACTGGCTGTCGGTGGACGGCTGGGCCCACGTCGGCAGGTTATATGCCCACTCTGTGAAGGACGTGATGAACTCTGTAAGAGCCAAGCTGCCTCTTCCCTCATCTGGTGCTCTGACTTCAATGTCTCCTAAAGCACCAGCGTCTAGAAATTCCAATCCCTCCTGCACTTCAATCAAATCTCCCAAAATGTCCCAAGACATTTCCCAGAAAGACCTCAAACACCCAGGAGGCCCCCccctgaaagcagcagagtcgcacagggaggaggaggtggaggctgttCCCAGCCAGGAAGTCCTCTTCGTACTCAGCCAGCTCTTCTGCCATGTTCAGCACATCCAG GTGATGATGCCAGGAGGCCAGTGTGAACCGCTGTTCCTCTCCAGTCTGGAGATCCTCAGCCACTATGAGGCCATCATGGCCGCTTTccctgacagcagcagcccgCTGGAGAGCGACAACACCCGCCACTTCTTCTCCACCATCACTGACAACCTGGAGAACCGGGAGATGAAGGCCGCCCTGCAGCAGAAGATCGCTCAGCTCGTGTCGTCGGCAGCTTGA